The genomic region GGGTGACGAGCTTCGCTCGCGGTGAGGTCTCGGGCAGGCAATGGATTCAGATGCAGCAGCCGTACGCGGCGGCGGTGACTCCGGAGGTCGCGGACCGGAAGGTGTCGATCAACTCGCAGCTGCTCGCGGACGCGGAAGAGGCATCCGTTCTGCTGTCGCGCTTCGACAGCCGCGCCGGGGCCACGGTTCTCCCGTTCGAATCCATTCTGCTGCGCAGCGAATCCGCATCGTCGTCGCAGATCGAGAATCTCACGAGCAGTGCGCGAGCGGTTGCGGAGGCCGAGCTCGGCGAACGTGACCACGGCAACGCGGCGTTGATCGTGCGCAACGTTCGCGCCTTGTCGGCCGCGCTCGAACTTGCCGACGAGCTGAGCGACGAGACGATCGTCGCCATGCAGGCTGCCCTGCTCGCGGAGAGCGCCCCGGAAAAGACGGGCGAGTACCGGGTCGAACAGGTCTGGATCGGCGGCAACGCCGTCAGTCCCCACCGCGCGGACTTCATTCCGCCTGTCGCGGAGCGCGTTCCATCGGCCATGCACGATTTACTGGGCTTCGCGCGCCGCACGGATGTGCCCGTCATTGCCCACGTCGCCATAGCGCATGCCCAGTTCGAGACCATCCACCCGTTCCTCGACGGCAACGGTCGCACCGGGCGGGCGCTCGTGCAGTCCCTGCTACGGCGACGCGGTACCACCCTGAACGTCGCCGTGCCCGTGTCGGCCGGCTTGCTGCACGACCTCGATGCCTACTTCGCGGCCCTGACCGCGTACCGTGCAGGTGACATCGAACCGATCGTCACGGTCTTCGTGGATGCCGCGGGCGAAGCCGTGCGCAACGGCAACCTGCTCTTCGACGACATCCGTACGATTCGGGAGGAATACGACGCCGCGCTCAGTGGGCTGCGCAGCGACGCAGCGGCGCGCAGAGTCGCAGGCGTGGCGTTCGAGCATCCGGTCGTCAACGTCGTCCTCTTGCAGCAACACCTGGGCATCGCGGACCAGACGGCCTACCGTGCCATCGACACCCTGGTGGAGCGAGGCATTCTGACCCCCGCACGACCGGGGCGACGCAACCGCAGCTGGGCGGCATCCGA from Humibacter ginsenosidimutans harbors:
- a CDS encoding Fic family protein; protein product: MVESAVSSWPAVTYEDRRWVTSFARGEVSGRQWIQMQQPYAAAVTPEVADRKVSINSQLLADAEEASVLLSRFDSRAGATVLPFESILLRSESASSSQIENLTSSARAVAEAELGERDHGNAALIVRNVRALSAALELADELSDETIVAMQAALLAESAPEKTGEYRVEQVWIGGNAVSPHRADFIPPVAERVPSAMHDLLGFARRTDVPVIAHVAIAHAQFETIHPFLDGNGRTGRALVQSLLRRRGTTLNVAVPVSAGLLHDLDAYFAALTAYRAGDIEPIVTVFVDAAGEAVRNGNLLFDDIRTIREEYDAALSGLRSDAAARRVAGVAFEHPVVNVVLLQQHLGIADQTAYRAIDTLVERGILTPARPGRRNRSWAASDITDALDRFAARAGRREGVRAGR